AAATTCCTGAACCCCTTTGTTTTAAGGGGCTTTAGGACTTAGTGGGAATTGCTGACCAGAAGCTCAGCTATCTGCACTGCGTTAAGAGCCGCGCCCTTCCTTAACTGGTCTCCGCTTACCCAGAGAGAAAGACCGTTCTTGACCGTGTAGTCCTCCCTGATTCTTCCGACAAAGCAGTCATCTTTCCCGGAACTTTCAACCGGCATCGGGTAGTCGGAATTCTCCGGGTCGTCAACGAGCGAGACCCCAGGGAAATTCCTGATCGCCTCCCTTGCCTCCTCGACAGTCACTTTTCTTTCCGTTTCCAGATTAAGTGAAACCGAGTGGGACCGGAAAACCGGGACCCTCACGGTCGTCGCCGTGAGGACTATGGAATCATCCCCCAGTATCTTGCGCGTTTCGTTATGAAGCTTCATTTCTTCCTTCGTGTAGCCGCTCTCCGTAAAGGAGTCTATGTGCGGGATCACGTTAAAGGCTATCTGGTGGGGAAACGTGTTTGTTTCGCGCGGGGGCTCTTCGCTCTCAGACCAGTTTCGCACCTGGCTTTCAAGCTCCGCTATTCCACCGGCTCCCGCTCCCGAGACCGCCTGAAAGCTCGTTGCGACCACCCTTTTTATTCTTGATACGTCATGGATGGGCTTAAGCGCCATAATGGCTACCGCAGTTGTGCAGTTGGGATTGGCAACTATCCCTTTTTTTTCGTGAAGCGCGGCCGCCTGGGCGTTTATCTCGGGTACTACCAAGGGAATTTCGGGGTCCATGCGAAACGCCGAACTGTTGTCGATAACCACCGCTCCGCTTGCAACGGCGCAGTCCGCGTATTTTCTGCTTCTTTCGGAGCCGGCGGAGAAAATAGCTATGTCTATGCCACGAAAGGAGTCCTCACCCAGCACCGAGACGGTTATCTCCCTTCCGCAGAAACTGTATTTTCTCCCTCGGGAGCGCTCGGAAGCGAGAAGGCGCAGTTCTCCCACGGGAAAATTTCTTTCCTCGAGTATCTGCATCATCTCCTGTCCCACGGCGCCCGTGGCTCCCGCTATCGCCACGTTGTATTTTTCTTTTCTTTCCATTTTTCGATCAGTCCGTACGGCTGCGATGCTTTGATTCGATTCCGGCTACTTTCTCTATGTTTTCCTTCTCAGAGGGGTCCGGTTCACTCTGGAACCAAGCGTCAAGGATTTCCTTCGCTACGTCAGGGGATACTAGACGCAGGCTCATGGCAAGTATGTTCGCGTCGTTCCACATACGCGCCCCCGCGGCCGTCTTTGAGTCCGTGCACAGGGCGGCCCGTATTCCAGGAACCTTGTTCGCGGCAATGCTTACCCCCGTTCCCGTCGAGCAGAACAGTATTCCCTGATCGCACTCTTTCTGAGAAACCTTCTCGGCCACCTGCTCTGCGACTTCGGCCCATTCCACGTTTTCATCCGCAAGAGGTCCGAAGAGCTCAACGTCCAGGTCTCTTTTACGAAGCTCCTCTATTACCTCGTCGGTAAGAGCGTTTTTTTCATCACTTCCAACAGCGATCTTCATCTTCGGGATCTCCTTTCTCAGATCGAAAAACATACCGATTCATTTTTATATAAGTCTATACCATAATATGGCGGCTACATCACGGGTAAAACAACCTGCCGGGGTTATCGTCTTAAAGAAGTGTTTTCCGTCTGCAGAATGTTTGATAGGATTAATATAACGCTTAGTTTCTGGTTGGTACCGACAGTGAAGCTCAATTTCGAAATACTCTAAAACTTGTGATATTGTAAAATGATCTGTCCTTAGGACAAGATAAGCAACTTGAACATGGAGTGAAAGATATGTCTCAACAACGAAAGTTAAAAACTTACATTTTTCCCGGCAGTTCTTGGCGTAGCAAGCTTGCTGGAGGCCGTGTACTCCACAGAGGAAGACGATTACTGCGGTCATGCGCTCAGACCGGTGTTCTTTTTGCCGCTTTAGCCGTTTTCGCAACGCTGGCCTTGCTTGCCTGCTTGCACGACAGCGACCGCCCAGGCAGCATTGCCGATCAGCTAAGAAAGAATGCCGAGGGGTTTGAGTACACGATTGGCAAGACCGGCGGGGTGCTGACGGTCGCGACCACCTCCAAGCCACTTACCCTGAACTTGGCTATTGCGAACGATACCGGGTCGACAGGAGTTCTGGGGTATCTCTTCGAGGGCCTGACCGAGACCTCGTGGCTCACTGACGAAGTCAAACCGTTGCTGGCCGAGTCTTGGACCCATTCGGATGACGGCCTGACCTGGACTTTTTCCCTGCGCAAGGACGTGACTTGGCACGACGGAACGCCTTTTACGGCGCATGACGTGGAGTTCACCTTCAACCGCATCGTATACAACGAGGACATAAAATCCAGCGCCGGGGCAACGTTCAACTTCCGGTTTCTGGACGAGGCTACAGGAACTTGGACGCAGGAGAGGATGACCGTCACGGCGCTTGACGACTATACGGTACGGTGCGTCTTGCCGGTGCCGTTTGCACCGTTCCTGCGCTCCATGGGTACCGCTATCTATCCCAAGCATATTCTGGAGCCGTACGTGGACGACGGCACTTTCAACGAGGTATGGGGCATAGACACGGAGCCGGCCGAAGTCATCGGCACCGGTCCCTTTACCATTGAGCGTTATGTCCCCGACGATCGCGTGGTCTTCAGTCGCAACCCGAATTACTGGCTCAAGGATGAAACGGGCAACAGTCTGCCGTACTTGGACAAAATCGTTCACCTTATCGTCCCGTCCCTAGAGACCGAACTCGCCATGTTCAAGGAAGGGGACTCAGACATTCATGGTGTGCTCGGCGAGGAATTCGCGGAACTCGAACCGCTGCAGGCGGAGGGGAATTTCACTATCCACAGGAGAGGTCCCAACTTCGGGTCGACATTTCTGGCTTTTAACATGAACCCCGACCAAAACCCGGATACAATGGAACCCTATGTAGCGGCCACCAAGCTTAAGTGGTTCCGGAATACGCAGTTCCGCCAGGCTGTCGCACACATCGTTGACAAAGACGCGATCATACGCGACGTACAGCATGGACTCGGCTACCCGCAGTGGTCCTCCATCAGTCCGGCCGCAGGTGACTTTCACAATCCCGACGTGCGGCGGTACGAGTACGACATCGCCGAAGCCAACCGCATCCTAGATAATCTCGGCTGGGTCGATACCGACGGGGACGGGATTCGTGAAGACGAAGCAGGCAATACGATTGCGTTCTCTCTGGTAACCCAAACCCAGGCCAACGTACGTGAAAGAATTGGAAAGATCATCCAACAGGATCTCGAGGAGATCGGCATCAAGGCGGATTTCAGGCTGGTCGAGTTCGGCGAACTCGTCTCCCAGCTGACACGCTCTTATGACTGGGAAGCTATAGTCATTGGCTTAAGCGGGGGGCCAGACCCTCATGGCGGCATTAATGTCTGGCATAGCAGTGAGAATCTGCACCTTTGGTATCCGAATCAGACGCAGCCGGCAACGGACTGGGAAGCCGAAATAGATAGTCTTTACATAAGGGCGAGCCAGGAACTGAATCGTGGCCAACGCATAGCGCTATACCACCGCGCCCAGGAAATCGTTGCCGAGAACGTGCCGCTCATCTACACAACGCATTCGGAACGGCTGACCGCAGTCCGAAACGTCTTCGGCAACACGACGCCCACGTTGTACGGGCTTTGGGATATCCGCTACCTCTATCGAACTGATCTATAGCAGTGCTCCTGAGCCTCGGAACAACGATCGACGATTCCGTGCGCACGCAGTGCAGGTGGAAATCGGGTTTTTCTCCGAGGATAACTCTCTGCAGGGGGCTTTCTGTTCTTGACAGCAATTCCCTAGTATTTATAATGATACGCTTAGCAAGGAGTGAGCTTTTCCGCTCCTTTTTTTTTGAATTTTCATCTCTAGATTAAATCAGTCCAGCATGGAGGTAGTATCAGGTGAAGATAGTGGTTTTTATAACACAGACGCAGGACACCGAAGCGAGGATAAAGGTCGATTCCTCCGGCGATTCCATAGATACAGAAGGCATGAAATGGATCATGAATCCTTACGATGAATTCGCCGTTGAGGAGGCCATCAGGACCAAGGAAGCATACGGGGGCGAAGTTGTTCTGATCACAGCGGGCCCGCAGCGCGCTTCACAGGCGTTGCTTCAGGGGCTTGCAATGGGCGCCGATTCCGCAGTGCATATCTCGGATGAAGCTCTCGGGGAGACCGTTGATTCCCTTGTCATTTCAAAACTAGTCGCGTCGGAACTCGGAAATATCGAGGGGGTGGACCTGATTTTCACGGGGATGAAGATCATTGACGAGGAATCCGTTCAGGTGGGCATACAGATAGCCGAAGAACTTGGAATTGCACACCTTGCGCTTGTAAGCAAAGTGATTGACGTAAAACCGGATGAGAAAAAGCTTGTCTGCCAGAAAGAGATCGATGGCGGAAGCGTTTCCGTCGAGGTTTCTCTCCCGGCCCTTATAACCTGTCCCGACGCTATGAACGAGCCCCGCTACGCGTCCGTTCCCAACATAATGAAAGCAAAGAGAAAACCGATGAAAACAGTCTCCCTAGACGATGTGGATTTCGGTTCTCTCGGTATTGACAGGGATGCCGTGGGCAAGTCTGGGGCGAAGATAAAAACAGTGAGTCTTGAAGTTCCCGAGGTGGAGAGAAAACTGAGAATTATAAAAGGAAGCGACGAGACCACGGTCAAGGGAGATGAGATTGCCGAGTCCGCAAGGGAACTCGTTAAGCTTTTGAGAGATGACGCGAAGGTCATATGATCCGGGACATCCGGAATTGCTTTATCAGAAAGTATCGCTAGGAGGCTTGAATTAAATGAGTAGTGAAATCTGGGTTGTTGCTGATATAAAGGCTGACGGACAGATAAGAAAGGTGACGTTTGAGGTTCTTTCCGAGGCCAGAAGAAAACTTGGAGGTTCCGTCTGCGCAGTGCTGCTCGGGAGCGGCGTTTCGGACAGGGTTTCTGAGCTTGCAAGCTACGGAGCGGAGAAAGTCTACGTGGTAGATAATCCCAACCTCAGGGATTTTAATCCTGACGGTTACGTGAAAGCCCTTTGCGAACTTATAAAGAAACACTCTCCGGCGGTTGTGCTCTCAGGCAACACGGCTTTCGCCGAGGATTATATGCCCAGAGTCGCTTCTGGCACGGGTTCGGGGCTTGCAATGGACTGCGTAGATATAGGCATGACCGACGACGGAAGGCTCAGGATAAAAAGGTATTCACACTCAAGCAGAGCAATCTCCACCCAGGAGTTTAACGGCGACGGAAGCGCGATGATCGCCACCGTGAGGCCCAATTCCTTTAAGGAGGAAGAGTCGGCCGGCGCGGGGCAGGTAGTGAGCGAAGATGCAGGGATTACGGATGCCGACATAAAGATCAAGGTCATTGAAATGAAAACCAAGGAATCCGACCGACCCGAGCTTACCGAGGCCGAGAGGGTGGTTTCCGGCGGCAGGGGTCTTGGAAGCGAGGAGAATTTCAATCACATATACGATCTTGCGGATCTGCTTGGCGCGGCCGCTGGGGCGACAAGAGCCGCGGTCGACGCGGGATACTGTCCATATGACATGCAGGTCGGCCAGACCGGAAAGGCGGTATCTCCAGTGCTTTACGTCGCGGTTGCCATATCCGGTTCGGTACAGCATTTCTCCGGCATGGGTTCATCAAAGGTCATAGTTTCCATAAACAAGGATCCGGAAGCCCCGATTTTCGCGAAATCCGATTATGGAATCTGCGGAGACCTTTTCCAGGTTCTTCCCCCGCTTACGGAAGAGCTCAAAAAAGCCTTGTCCGAGTAACGGAACCCGTCACACTATATCGACGACTTCCGTTTTTTCCATGGGTTTTCCGAGGAATCTGGACGCGATTGAAGTAAAGGTTTCCGAATCATCGGTAAGGTAAAACGACATCTCCCGCGCCTTGCCGTCTTCTCTTAGCAACCCTTGGGACCTTAGTATGTTTTCGGTCTGCTTTGCGGTTTCTTCAGCTGAATCGACGAGACTTATCCCTTTGCCCATAACCCCGGCGATCGTGTTTTTAAGAATAGGGTAGTGCGTGCAGCCTAGTATCAGCACGTCTATTCCGGATTCCTTGAGATCTCCAAGATATTTCTCGGCTATAAGGACGGCGGTTTCATCATTTTCCCATCCTTCTTCTGCAAGCGGAACGAAAAGCGGGCAGGGTTTTGAGTGTATCTCTATTGAAGAGGAGCAGATTTCCCGCAGTTTTTTCTCGTAGGAGCCGCTTTTTATGGTCGCCTGGGTGCCTATCACCCCTATCTTCCCGTTAACAGTGAGTTCCGAGGCTCTTTTCGCTCCCGGCTCCACTACTCCCACAACGGGAATTTCGAGATTTTCTTTCAGCATCTCTATAGCGTACGCAGACGCGGTGTTACACGCCACGACCAGGAGTTTTATGTTTTTTGATAAAAGGAAATTAGTGGTGCTCTCAACGTATTTTCTTACGGTTCTTTGGGATTTCGTTCCATAAGGGACTCTGGCCGTGTCGCCGAGATATACGATATTCTCCTCGCAAAGAAGGTTCATTATCTCCTTTGAGACCGTAAGTCCTCCTATTCCCGAGTCAAAAATCCCTATTGGCCGGTTTTTTCTCTCTTCCATAATTCTGCCGTCGTGGCTGCGTGCTTACTCCGGGGATGGGAAAAACGGATTTCAAATTCCGCCGGAGAAGGCGATCAACTCTCTTTTCTTGATCGTGAGCTTACTTTTTTGTATTCGTTCAGGTAATCATCGGCAAGACTCTTGGCTCTCTCCACCCTCGCTCTTCTCTTTGCCTTTCTTTTTTCCGCTTCTTTCCAGAGCCGGATTTCGTAGGGAGTTTCAGGGGTGAACTCGGGGACCGGGACGGGGTTTCCGGCTTCGTCGACTTTCACGTAGGTGAGAAACGCCGTGCACGCGTGGGATGACTCTCCGGTCTGTGTATCATACGAATCGACCTTGATAGCCAGTTCAAGAGACCTTGTTCCCACATGGGTGATGCCCGCCTTGAATTCGATCAGATTCCCGACATTAAGCGGCGAGTAGAAGAAAAGGTCGTCAAGGGATCCCGTAACCAGAACACCTTTGGTAAACCTTTTCGCCAAAATGGCGGCGCTCTCATCAATGTACTTCATAAGCTTCCCTACGGACATAAATTTCCCGTAGAAGGCGTCTTCCGGGAGCACCATCTTGGTGGTATTGAAAATGAGCCTTGAACTTTCCGTCTCATCCGCTACGTTGGAGACGTTTCTTTGCCTTCTTTTTATCTCTGGAAGTCTTTGAGCCTTCCTTTCCTCTGCCCGGGCTATAAGCTCCCGTTCAACCGTGCTGGACGCGCTTAGTTTTGCTTCTATTTTTCTCGCTCCTACATTTTCGTCCACGGCGACGAAGGCCATATAGGAGAGGGTTATAAGCTTTTTTTCATCGGTCTCCCCGTCTTCTGAGTGCACGCGTACCGCGACTTCAATGGATGAAGTTCCCACATACTCAACCCAGCTTTCAAGAACTACTATTTCCCCGATCTTTACGGGGTTAAGAAAATCTATGCTGTCTGTAGCCCCCAGGACCGCTGGCCCGTTTGCGAACTTAAAGGACGTGATGCTGCCGGTGAGCATAATCCAGTCCATGAGTATTCCGCCGTGCAGGGTCCCGTGGTTGTTCGAGTGTTCGGGAAGCACGTACTGGACCATTTTGTTAGCAGTTTCGCGTATGGAGATCATGAGTTTTCTGGCCGCTCTCCGCCGCGGCGTGCGCTCCGGGAGAAGTTCAGTCAGTTTCCGCCCGAAGAACTATCTGTTCATCTTCAAGGGAGAGAATCGCCTTGCCGCCGCCTGAGAGTTCGCCGAAGAGGATTTCCTTTGAAAGCTTCTCCGCCACCTCGGAGTTTATTACTCTTTGCACGGGTCTTGCGCCGAGCTGGGGATCGTAGCCCTTGCGGGCGAGAAAAAGCCTTGCTTCCGGCGTAAGACTGATCGTTACTTTTTTCGGGACGAGCCTCTGCTGAAGCTCTCCGATCATCTTGTCGACTATTCTCTCCACTATCTTTATATCAAGAGGGTTAAACCTGATGATTTCATTCAGCCTGTTTCTAAATTCCGGAGAGAAGTACCTGTCTATGGCTTCCGGGCTTTTGTCCTCAAACTCTTTTTTCGCGAACCCGACGTTCCTGTTCATGCTTTCCCTTGAGCCGGTGTTCGTCGTCAGAATCAGAATTACCTGTCGGAAGTCCACCTTCCTTCCGTTTGAATCCGTGAGCGTCGCGTGGTCCATCACCTGGAGCAGTATGTTGTATATGTCCTCGTGCGCTTTCTCGATCTCATCAAGCAGAAGTACGCAGTGAGGAGATTTGTATATGGCTTCGGTAAGCTGTCCTCCCTGGTCATAGCCGACGTATCCGGGCGGCGAGCCTATGAGGCGGGAGACGGTGTGTTTTTCCATGTATTCGCTCATGTCGAAACGTATGAATTCAACCCCAAGGATCTCTGCGAGCTTTTTCGCAAGCTCCGTTTTGCCGACCCCCGTAGGTCCTGAGAACATGAAGGAGCCCACGGGCTTTTCCGGCTCGCTTATGCCGGCTCGCGACATCTGTATGGCGTTTACGAGCTTGTCTATGGCCTCGTCCTGGGCGTAAATGAATTCTTTTAGGTTGTCCCCGAGGTCGTGGAGGAGGTTTCGGTCCTCTGCTTTTACCGATTTGGTCGGTATTTTCGCGATCTTCGCGACCAGCTTCTCCATGTCGGACACTTTTACCTGTCTCGTTATCTCGGGATCAGGGTTGCGGAGCTTCACTGCGGCCCCAGCCTCGTCCATGATGTCGATCGCCTTGTCCGGAAGCTTTCTGTCCATTATGTACCTGTCGGAGAGTTCTATGCACGCTCTTATCGCTCCCCGGGAGTATTTCACGTTGTGGTACTTTTCGTAATGGCGCTTAAGTCCGAACAGGATTTTTCCGCAGTCCTCAACCGACGGCTCATCCACGGTTACTCTCTGGAATCTTCTAGAAAGCGCGTGGTCTTTCTCGAAGATGATCCTGTATTCCTTAAGCGTCGTCGTTCCTATGCACTTTATGTCTCCTCCGGCAAGGGCGGGCTTTAGCATGTTAGACGCGTCGAGGCTTCCTCCGGAAACCGCTCCGGCTCCTATGACCGTGTGGATTTCGTCTATGAAAAGCACGTTGTCCGGATCCCTCTTGGTTTCGTCTATGACGGCGTTTAGCCTTTCCTCGAAGTCTCCCCTGTATTTCGTTCCGGCCGTAAGGGTCCCTATGTTTAGAAGATGTATCTTGAGGTTTTTCATCGCTTCGGGGACTTCCCCGGAAACCACGCGGTGAGCCACCCCTTCAACGATCGCCGTTTTCCCTACCCCCGCGTCCCCGACAAGCACGGGGTTGTTTTTCTTTCTCTTGCCGAGAATGTGGATTATCCTCTGAACCTCTTTCTCTCTTCCTATGAGGGGGTCGATGCTCCCGTTCCGGGCCTTTTCGATCAGGTCCGTGCAGTAAAGCTCAAGGGGGTTCTTGGTCTCGGCCTTTTTTGTTTCCTTCTGCTGTTCCTTGGTGGTTGCGGGTTTTTCCTGATGTTCCTCGGTCCTCTCGTCTTTTCCGTGGGATATCTGCTTTATAACGGCAAACCGGGTAAGCCCCTGGCGATTCAGGAAGTACACGGCGTGCGATTCGGGAACCCTGAACATGGCGACCAGTATGTTAGCCCCGGTTATTTCTTTTTTTTCCGCGCTTTCGGCGTGCATTGAAGCCACTCTGAAGATGTACTTGCTTCCTTCGGAGTAGGTCGGTTCGGGAAGATGGGGGGAGTCGATCGAGGATACGTTTTTAGTGAGGTGTTCCTCAAGATCGTTTGCGAGAAGCCCGGTGTCGACATCGCATTCTATCAGCACTTCCACGGCGACTTTGTCCCTTGTGAGTTCAAGGAGTATATGCTCCGGGGTGATGAACTCGTGCTTGCGGTCTTTTGCCTGCTGGTAGGCTCGGTAGAGGGTTTTCTCGAGTTCTTCTGATGCTACCATGTCAGCTCTCCGCCTTTTGGACTTCAAGTATGCATTTCAGCGGATGCTCGTATTTTTCCGCCAAGTCTTTTACCTGTCTTATCTTCGTGGTAGCTATGTCGTAGGTATAGCAGTCGACGACGCTTTTTCCCTTGGTGTGAGCTTCGAGCATTATATTTCTGCTGTCGTTTTCATTTTTGAAGAACACCTTCATGAGAACCCAGACTACGAAGTCCCTCGGGGTGTAGTCGTCGTTTAGCAGGACTATCATATACATATCCGGCCTTTTTACCCGGATATCCTCCCTGACGACCTGCTGGGGGTCCCTAGTATGAGTCGGATTCTCGCGCTCAGGCATGCGCAATATTTTATACGATTTTTTCCGGTTTGCCACCGCGGGCCCGCTTAAGCGGGGAGTGTCTGTTGTACTCTGAGATAAGCGAGCGCATGTAGGGTCTTTCTTCCCGAAGGAAGTTATCTATGGATCTCTGCGCCCCGGGGTTGAAAAACAGGTGGGAACTGTAAACCGGTACCGCTTCAAAACCGCGGAGGAACTTGTGTTCGCCCTGAGCGCCGGCCTCGAAGACATTTATTCCGTTATCTATGGCAAACTCTATCGGTCTGTAGTAACAGCACTCAAAATGAAGGTACGGAATCTCTATATTGCATCCCCAGTACCTGCCGTAGAGCTTGTCGCCTTTTCTGAAATTTATGGTGCCACCGACCGGATGGCCATCTATCTGCGCGATCACAAGCACGGTTTTTTCCCTGTACGTCTCGAACACCGAGTCGAAAAACTCCCTGTTAAGATAGGCGCTTCCCCATTTCCTCGAGTTGGTGCTCACATAGAATTCCCAGATGGAGTCTATGTGCTCGCGTCGTATCTGCTCTTTCTCGAGTACCGAGATCTCAACACCCAGATCGCCGAGGCGGCGTTTTTCCTTCTTTATCTGTTTTCTTCTTCCAGAGCGAAGGTCTCCGAGAAAGTCATCGAAACAGAGATAACCCGAGTTATGCCAGTGGTACTGGTGGGTGAGTCTTGAGAGAAACCCGCAGTCAGAGAGCAGTTCCTGCTCCTCTTCTGTTACGAACAGAAAATGTATTGAAGAGAGGCTCTTAAGAGAACATACTTCAACCAGTTTCTTTATGAGTGCCCGCGCACACGTTTCATAGTCGTAGTCTTTGCGAACGATTATTCTCGGTCCGGTTGTCGGGGTAAACGGCACTCCTGCGACCGCCTTTGGGTAGTATCTTAACCCCGCGTCCTGATAGGCCCGCGCCCATTGCCAGTCGAATATGTACTCGCCGTAGGAATCGGTTTTCAGGTAGAACGTAACCGCCCCGACAAGCTTTTTTCCCTCGCGCAGCAGAAGGTGGCGCGGCTCCCATCCGGTGCCCGGACCCACGCATCCGGATTTCTCGAGAGCGAAGAGAAAATCAAACTCGAAAAAGGGGTTGTTATCGGGCTGGATGGAGTCGTATTTTCTTTTTTCGACTTCCGTTATCGAATGGCATATCTGGAATGCGGTTGATTTTTTGGATAGCTTTTTTCGTACCTTCATTATCCGCAACCGGCGAGCAAAGAGGGTATCGCCGAGAAATAGTATCAGGTTTCTTTTTGTTTTTGTCGAGATGATAAGCTTGTCAGGCATATGTCACTCCTTCGCTGGTAAGGAACTTTTCCGAAACCTTGAGTGGAGCATAAAAAAGGGAAGAAAATACGGTCTTGTAGGTCCGAACGGCTCGGGTAAAACCACGCTGCTTGAGATCGTAATGGGACTCATGGAGCCGGAAAAAGGGCAAGCCTCCGTCCCCTCCGCACTGACCGTGGGTTATCTGCCGCAGATAATGGATCTGGGAACGGGTGATCTTACGGTGCTCTCGGCGGCCCGCGCGAGCGATCGCGACGAAGGCGAGGATGGTTCCGAAAAACCCGTACACGAAGCCGAGAAAATCCTGTTCGGACTGGGCTTTTCGGGGGAACAGCTCTCCCAGAAGGTCTCTTCTCTTTCGGGCGGCTGGAAAATGCGGGTTGAGCTTGCGAGAATACTTCTTCTGGAACCTCAGGTTCTTCTTCTCGATGAACCGACTAATCATCTTGACATAAAAAGCATAGAGTGGCTAGAAGGGTACCTTGGAAGCTACCGTGGAACCGTGGTCCTGGTATCTCACGACAAGTACCTCCTTGACCGCATGGTTGACACGATAGCGGAGCTTGAAGGCGGAGGGATAAGGGAGTTTCGGGGCGATCACTCTTCTTACCTTGAGAGAAAAGAGCAGATTGCCGCGGTCGCCGAGGCGACTGCTAAGAACCAGGAGAGAAAACTCCGGGCGCAGCGCCGTTTCATAGAGCGGTTCAGGTACAAGGCTTCAAAGGCAAGACAGGTGCAGAGCAGGATAAAAATGCTTGAGAAGATGGAACCCGAAGCCCCGTCCCCGGAGACCCGCAGAACCCTTGAGTTTGATTTTCCCGCCCCCGAGCGCGCGGGACGCGTGGTTTACGAGATAAGCGATTTCTCAAAGGAGTATGAGGTTCCCGGCGGTACAAGGAATGTAGTTTTTCGAAACTGCCCCGCGCTTCGCGTGGAAAGAGGAGACAGGGTAGCCGTTACCGGGAAAAACGGCGAAGGGAAAACCACTCTCTGCAAGATGATTGCCGGCGTGGAGGGTTTCTCCGGCCAAAGCCGCCTCGGCCACAACGTAACCTTGGGTTACTACGCGCAGAACCAGGACGAGATGCTTAATCCGCGGAACACGGTTTACGAAGAGTTCATCGGAGCTTATCCTCTTTTTTCCCAGACCGAGGCAAGAACGCTTCTGGGCTCGTTTCTTTTCGG
This sequence is a window from Candidatus Dadabacteria bacterium. Protein-coding genes within it:
- a CDS encoding electron transfer flavoprotein subunit alpha/FixB family protein: MSSEIWVVADIKADGQIRKVTFEVLSEARRKLGGSVCAVLLGSGVSDRVSELASYGAEKVYVVDNPNLRDFNPDGYVKALCELIKKHSPAVVLSGNTAFAEDYMPRVASGTGSGLAMDCVDIGMTDDGRLRIKRYSHSSRAISTQEFNGDGSAMIATVRPNSFKEEESAGAGQVVSEDAGITDADIKIKVIEMKTKESDRPELTEAERVVSGGRGLGSEENFNHIYDLADLLGAAAGATRAAVDAGYCPYDMQVGQTGKAVSPVLYVAVAISGSVQHFSGMGSSKVIVSINKDPEAPIFAKSDYGICGDLFQVLPPLTEELKKALSE
- the murI gene encoding glutamate racemase; translated protein: MEERKNRPIGIFDSGIGGLTVSKEIMNLLCEENIVYLGDTARVPYGTKSQRTVRKYVESTTNFLLSKNIKLLVVACNTASAYAIEMLKENLEIPVVGVVEPGAKRASELTVNGKIGVIGTQATIKSGSYEKKLREICSSSIEIHSKPCPLFVPLAEEGWENDETAVLIAEKYLGDLKESGIDVLILGCTHYPILKNTIAGVMGKGISLVDSAEETAKQTENILRSQGLLREDGKAREMSFYLTDDSETFTSIASRFLGKPMEKTEVVDIV
- a CDS encoding RpiB/LacA/LacB family sugar-phosphate isomerase, producing MKIAVGSDEKNALTDEVIEELRKRDLDVELFGPLADENVEWAEVAEQVAEKVSQKECDQGILFCSTGTGVSIAANKVPGIRAALCTDSKTAAGARMWNDANILAMSLRLVSPDVAKEILDAWFQSEPDPSEKENIEKVAGIESKHRSRTD
- a CDS encoding electron transfer flavoprotein subunit beta/FixA family protein — encoded protein: MKIVVFITQTQDTEARIKVDSSGDSIDTEGMKWIMNPYDEFAVEEAIRTKEAYGGEVVLITAGPQRASQALLQGLAMGADSAVHISDEALGETVDSLVISKLVASELGNIEGVDLIFTGMKIIDEESVQVGIQIAEELGIAHLALVSKVIDVKPDEKKLVCQKEIDGGSVSVEVSLPALITCPDAMNEPRYASVPNIMKAKRKPMKTVSLDDVDFGSLGIDRDAVGKSGAKIKTVSLEVPEVERKLRIIKGSDETTVKGDEIAESARELVKLLRDDAKVI
- a CDS encoding ABC transporter substrate-binding protein, with protein sequence MSQQRKLKTYIFPGSSWRSKLAGGRVLHRGRRLLRSCAQTGVLFAALAVFATLALLACLHDSDRPGSIADQLRKNAEGFEYTIGKTGGVLTVATTSKPLTLNLAIANDTGSTGVLGYLFEGLTETSWLTDEVKPLLAESWTHSDDGLTWTFSLRKDVTWHDGTPFTAHDVEFTFNRIVYNEDIKSSAGATFNFRFLDEATGTWTQERMTVTALDDYTVRCVLPVPFAPFLRSMGTAIYPKHILEPYVDDGTFNEVWGIDTEPAEVIGTGPFTIERYVPDDRVVFSRNPNYWLKDETGNSLPYLDKIVHLIVPSLETELAMFKEGDSDIHGVLGEEFAELEPLQAEGNFTIHRRGPNFGSTFLAFNMNPDQNPDTMEPYVAATKLKWFRNTQFRQAVAHIVDKDAIIRDVQHGLGYPQWSSISPAAGDFHNPDVRRYEYDIAEANRILDNLGWVDTDGDGIREDEAGNTIAFSLVTQTQANVRERIGKIIQQDLEEIGIKADFRLVEFGELVSQLTRSYDWEAIVIGLSGGPDPHGGINVWHSSENLHLWYPNQTQPATDWEAEIDSLYIRASQELNRGQRIALYHRAQEIVAENVPLIYTTHSERLTAVRNVFGNTTPTLYGLWDIRYLYRTDL
- a CDS encoding aspartate-semialdehyde dehydrogenase, whose translation is MERKEKYNVAIAGATGAVGQEMMQILEERNFPVGELRLLASERSRGRKYSFCGREITVSVLGEDSFRGIDIAIFSAGSERSRKYADCAVASGAVVIDNSSAFRMDPEIPLVVPEINAQAAALHEKKGIVANPNCTTAVAIMALKPIHDVSRIKRVVATSFQAVSGAGAGGIAELESQVRNWSESEEPPRETNTFPHQIAFNVIPHIDSFTESGYTKEEMKLHNETRKILGDDSIVLTATTVRVPVFRSHSVSLNLETERKVTVEEAREAIRNFPGVSLVDDPENSDYPMPVESSGKDDCFVGRIREDYTVKNGLSLWVSGDQLRKGAALNAVQIAELLVSNSH
- a CDS encoding acyl-CoA thioesterase; the encoded protein is MVQYVLPEHSNNHGTLHGGILMDWIMLTGSITSFKFANGPAVLGATDSIDFLNPVKIGEIVVLESWVEYVGTSSIEVAVRVHSEDGETDEKKLITLSYMAFVAVDENVGARKIEAKLSASSTVERELIARAEERKAQRLPEIKRRQRNVSNVADETESSRLIFNTTKMVLPEDAFYGKFMSVGKLMKYIDESAAILAKRFTKGVLVTGSLDDLFFYSPLNVGNLIEFKAGITHVGTRSLELAIKVDSYDTQTGESSHACTAFLTYVKVDEAGNPVPVPEFTPETPYEIRLWKEAEKRKAKRRARVERAKSLADDYLNEYKKVSSRSRKES